The Zhihengliuella sp. ISTPL4 genomic interval GCATCGTCGAACGGCTCCGACCCCTGAGCGCCGAGTTGCGCGCGCGCACGTGGCAGCAGATGGCCGAGGAGTACCAGCAGGTCTTCGCCTGGGCCGGGGGACGCGGTCCCCGGCCCGACCACCTGAGAAGAGGCGCGCACGCATGATCCCCGTTTCGGAACCCGACCTCGGCGCCCTCGAGCGGAGCTATCTGCTCGATGCGTTCGACAGCGGCTGGATCTCATCGCGGGGCGCCTACGTCGAGCGCGCCGAGGATCTGCTGCGCACGCTCACCGCCGCCCCGCACGCGGCGGTCTGCAGCAACGGGACCACGGCCCTGCACCTCGCACTGCTCGCCGCCGGCGTCGGCGAAGGCGATGAGGTCATCATCCCCGCACTCACCTACGTCGCCACGCTGAACGCCGTCTACTACGTGCAGGCCGTACCGGTCGTGGTCGACGTGCTCGACAGCACCTGGTGCATCGATCCGGCGGCCGTGGAACGCGCGATCACCCCGCAGACCACCGCGATCGTGGCGGTCGACCTCTACGGCCAGACCGCCGACTACCGCGAACTGCGAAGGATCGCCGACGAGCATGGGCTCATCCTCATCGCCGACGCGGCAGAATCGCTGGGTGCAACCCTGGACGGGCGCGCTGCGGGCTCTCTCGCCGACATCAGCACGTTCTCCTTCTTCGGGAACAAGGTCATCACGAGCGGCGAGGGCGGCGCCGTGACCACGCCGCGCGCAGACTTCCACACCGCGATCCTGCAGCTGCGCAACCAGGGCAACCACCCCACGCGCCGATACTTCCACGACATCGTCGGCTACAACTACCGGATGACCAACGTCGCCGCGGCGATTCTCACCGCTCAGCTGGAACGCGCATCCGAGCTGATCGCTCAGCGGCGGCGGGTGGTCGACGAGTACGAGCGGCTCCTGGCAGCGGACGAGCGTCTACGCGGGCAGGAGATCGCTGCCGGGGCCGCCCCCACGCCGTGGATCCACTCGGTGCGCCTCACCGGGCGGTCCGCCGTCGAGCGCGACGCCGTGATCACCGCCCTCGCGGAGCGCGGCATCGAGTCGCGCCCCGTCTTCCCGCTCGTGCAGGACATGCCGTTCGTCCCGGCTGCGCAGCGCACCCCCACTCCGGTGGCCGCTGCGATCTCCCGCGAAGGGATCAGTCTCCCGACGTTCCCCCGCCTGGAGGCTTCCGCGATCGCGCAGGTGTGCCAGGCGCTCCGGGATGTCCTGAGCTCCTTCGCCGACGGCGAGTAGGCGGCGCCGTGGCCAAGGACTTCCTCGGGCCGATCCCCGGCGGCCGACGGCTGGTCTTCGCCGTGGGCGGCAACGGCCTGGTGAGCCTCGCGAGCCTGGCCCTCTCCATCACGATCGCGCGCGCCTCGTCGATCGCGGGCTTCGCGGAGTTCTCCCTGGCGATGGTGGCCTACCTCTTCGGCTCCGGGCTCATCCGCTCGGCTCTCACCGACTCGGCCCTCTCCCGCCCCGCCGACCGCGACACCTTCGTCCGAAGCTTCCGGCGGGCGTCGTTGGTCGCCCTGTTGGGTGCCGTGCTCCTGGTGGTCTGGGCGATGGTGACGGCGAACTTCTTCCTCCTGGTGCTCGGCATCGCGTTCCATGGGCTGCTCGCCTTCGACTTCCTCCGGACCTTCGATTCGGCGGCGGGAGCCGTGGGTCGGGCCATGGTGTCCACCACTTTGTGGTCGGCCCTGACCATCGCTGGGGCCGTGCTCTCGATCGCGGGGGTACTGGACGCGCGGATCGTGTTCATCGTCTGGGCGCTCTCGGGTGCGCTGGCCGGGTATGTCCTGATGGTGGTCGCCCGCACCCCGCTGCTCCCTCGCTGGACACGGCACCGGGAGGACACCGGGGTCAGCGCGCTGTTCGCCCTCGACTATGCGGTGGGCTCCGGTGGCGCCCTGCTCACCACGGGGCTGCTCGGCCTGGTCGACGACGGCCGGATCCTGGGCGCCGTGCGGGGCGCGGGCACACTCCTCGGGCCGCTGAACCTCATCGCCACGACCGCGCGCTCGCTGCTGCTGCCCTTCCTCTCCCGGCGTGATGATGTCCCCGGACGCCAGATCCGCTCCGCCGTGCGGGTCACAGCGATACAGGTCGCCGTTCTGGCGCCTTTCCTCGTCGCGCTGCAGTTCCTTCCCGACGCCTGGGGCGAGCAGCTGCTCGGTGAGACCTGGCAGCTCGCGAGCCTCGCGCTGCTGCCGTTGAGCCTGGAGGCGATCTTCGCGCTGGTCGGCGCCGTCGCGAACTCCGGGCACCGGGTGGCCTTCGCGGGGGGCCGCAGCCTTACTCTCCGGCTGGTGGTCGGCATCCCGCGGCCGTTCATCGTCCTCGCCTGCGCGTACGCCTGGGGGCTCGCCGGCGCGACCTGGTCGATGACCGCGATCTCCGCGCTCAACGCCGTCCTGTGGTGGGCCAGCTACCACCACCTCTCGCGGCGACCGCGCCCGGACGCCCGGTAGACGCGGCTGTCCGCCGCCTCAGCGCTCGGGCGGAAGCAGGAGGCCCAGCCGGCGCCGGTGCGACGGCACCGTCCCGTGGATGAAGCTCACGACGCGCTGAGCCGTGTCGTCGTTACGGTAGTCCGCGGGTGTCTGAGGACGCCGGTCCCGGTCGAGCACGACCCGGACGGCCGCGACCACGCGCTCCGGTTCGACGCCCGCCGTGATGATGGCTCCCGTGTCCACAGCCTCCGGGCGCTCGATGAAATCGCGCAGAGTGACCGCGGGGAAGCCCAACAGGCTCGACTCCTCACTGATCGTGCCGCTGTCCGACAGGACGAGCTTCGCGTCCTGCTGCAGCTTGACGTAGTCGTGGAATCCAAACGGCGGGTGGAAGGTGATGCCGGCGGTCGCCGCATCCTCATCGAGCGCTTCGATTCGCTTGCGCGTGCGCGGGTGCGTCGACACGAGCACCGGAAGCCCGTATTCATCGCGCAGCGTCTGGAGCGCGGCGATCGCGGACGCCAAGCGCGCGGGGTTGTCGACGTTCTCCTCCCGGTGCAGGCTGACCAGGAAGTACTCCCCTTGGCGCAGTCCGGCCCGTTCCACCGCGTCGCTCGCATCGATCTGGGCCCGGTTCTGCTCCAGCACCTCGCGCATGGGCGATCCGGTGAGCAGGATGCGGGACGGATGAAGGCCTTCGGCGAGCAGGTTGCGACGCGCATGCTCGGTGTAGACGAGGTTGTAGTCCGCGACATGGTCGACGAGACGGCGGTTCGTCTCCTCGGGCACGTTCTCGTCGAAGGACCGGTTCCCGGCCTCCATGTGGA includes:
- a CDS encoding DegT/DnrJ/EryC1/StrS family aminotransferase, producing the protein MIPVSEPDLGALERSYLLDAFDSGWISSRGAYVERAEDLLRTLTAAPHAAVCSNGTTALHLALLAAGVGEGDEVIIPALTYVATLNAVYYVQAVPVVVDVLDSTWCIDPAAVERAITPQTTAIVAVDLYGQTADYRELRRIADEHGLILIADAAESLGATLDGRAAGSLADISTFSFFGNKVITSGEGGAVTTPRADFHTAILQLRNQGNHPTRRYFHDIVGYNYRMTNVAAAILTAQLERASELIAQRRRVVDEYERLLAADERLRGQEIAAGAAPTPWIHSVRLTGRSAVERDAVITALAERGIESRPVFPLVQDMPFVPAAQRTPTPVAAAISREGISLPTFPRLEASAIAQVCQALRDVLSSFADGE
- a CDS encoding MATE family efflux transporter gives rise to the protein MAKDFLGPIPGGRRLVFAVGGNGLVSLASLALSITIARASSIAGFAEFSLAMVAYLFGSGLIRSALTDSALSRPADRDTFVRSFRRASLVALLGAVLLVVWAMVTANFFLLVLGIAFHGLLAFDFLRTFDSAAGAVGRAMVSTTLWSALTIAGAVLSIAGVLDARIVFIVWALSGALAGYVLMVVARTPLLPRWTRHREDTGVSALFALDYAVGSGGALLTTGLLGLVDDGRILGAVRGAGTLLGPLNLIATTARSLLLPFLSRRDDVPGRQIRSAVRVTAIQVAVLAPFLVALQFLPDAWGEQLLGETWQLASLALLPLSLEAIFALVGAVANSGHRVAFAGGRSLTLRLVVGIPRPFIVLACAYAWGLAGATWSMTAISALNAVLWWASYHHLSRRPRPDAR
- the wecB gene encoding non-hydrolyzing UDP-N-acetylglucosamine 2-epimerase is translated as MADKLKVMTVVGTRPEIIRLSATIKLLDEHTDQILVHTGQNYDYELNEVFFEDLGLRRPDHFLEADTSSLGAALGSILTKTEAVLRTERPDAFLVLGDTNSCISAVIAKRMKIPVFHMEAGNRSFDENVPEETNRRLVDHVADYNLVYTEHARRNLLAEGLHPSRILLTGSPMREVLEQNRAQIDASDAVERAGLRQGEYFLVSLHREENVDNPARLASAIAALQTLRDEYGLPVLVSTHPRTRKRIEALDEDAATAGITFHPPFGFHDYVKLQQDAKLVLSDSGTISEESSLLGFPAVTLRDFIERPEAVDTGAIITAGVEPERVVAAVRVVLDRDRRPQTPADYRNDDTAQRVVSFIHGTVPSHRRRLGLLLPPER